The following are encoded in a window of Arvicanthis niloticus isolate mArvNil1 chromosome 1, mArvNil1.pat.X, whole genome shotgun sequence genomic DNA:
- the Ppp4c gene encoding serine/threonine-protein phosphatase 4 catalytic subunit isoform X2, with the protein MGDFVDRGFYSVETFLLLLALKVRYPDRITLIRGNHESRQITQVYGFYDECLRKYGSVTVWRYCTEIFDYLSLSAIIDGKIFCVHGGLSPSIQTLDQIRTIDRKQEVPHDGPMCDLLWSDPEDTTGWGVSPRGAGYLFGSDVVAQFNAANDIDMICRAHQLVMEGYKWHFNETVLTVWSAPNYCYRCGNVAAILELDEHLQKDFIIFEAAPQETRGIPSKKPVADYFL; encoded by the exons ATGGGAGACTTTGTGGACCGTGGTTTCTACAGTGTTGaaaccttcctcctcctgctggcTCTTAAG GTTCGATATCCTGACAGAATCACTTTGATCCGGGGCAATCATGAGAGTCGCCAGATTACCCAGGTCTATGGATTCTATGATGAGTGCTTACGGAAATATGGTTCGGTGACCGTATGGCGCTACTGTACTGAGATCTTTGACTACCTCAGCCTGTCTGCCATCATTGATGGCAAG ATTTTCTGTGTGCATGGAGGTCTTTCCCCTTCCATCCAGACCTTGGACCAGATCCGGACGATTGACCGAAAGCAAGAGGTACCCCATGATGGACCCATGTGTGACCTCCTGTGGTCTGACCCTGAAG ACACAACAGGCTGGGGTGTGAGCCCCCGTGGGGCAGGCTACCTGTTTGGCAGTGACGTGGTCGCCCAGTTCAACGCAGCCAATGACATTGATATGATCTGCCGTGCTCACCAGTTGGTGATGGAAGGTTACAAGTGGCACTTCAATGAGACCGTGCTTACTGTGTGGTCAGCACCTAATTACTGCTACCG CTGTGGCAATGTGGCAGCCATCTTAGAACTGGATGAGCACCTCCAGAAAGATTTCATCATCTTTGAGGCTGCACCCCAAGAG
- the Ppp4c gene encoding serine/threonine-protein phosphatase 4 catalytic subunit isoform X1, which produces MAEISDLDRQIEQLRRCELIKESEVKALCAKAREILVEESNVQRVDSPVTVCGDIHGQFYDLKELFRVGGDVPETNYLFMGDFVDRGFYSVETFLLLLALKVRYPDRITLIRGNHESRQITQVYGFYDECLRKYGSVTVWRYCTEIFDYLSLSAIIDGKIFCVHGGLSPSIQTLDQIRTIDRKQEVPHDGPMCDLLWSDPEDTTGWGVSPRGAGYLFGSDVVAQFNAANDIDMICRAHQLVMEGYKWHFNETVLTVWSAPNYCYRCGNVAAILELDEHLQKDFIIFEAAPQETRGIPSKKPVADYFL; this is translated from the exons ATGGCGGAAATCAGCGACCTGGACCGGCAGATCGAGCAGCTGCGGCGCTGTGAGCTTATCAAAGAGAGCGAAGTCAAGGCCCTGTGTGCTAAGGCCAG agagATCTTGGTAGAAGAGAGCAACGTGCAGAGGGTGGACTCGCCAGTCACA GTATGCGGTGACATCCATGGACAATTCTATGACCTCAAGGAGCTGTTCAGA GTAGGTGGCGATGTCCCTGAGACCAACTACCTCTTCATGGGAGACTTTGTGGACCGTGGTTTCTACAGTGTTGaaaccttcctcctcctgctggcTCTTAAG GTTCGATATCCTGACAGAATCACTTTGATCCGGGGCAATCATGAGAGTCGCCAGATTACCCAGGTCTATGGATTCTATGATGAGTGCTTACGGAAATATGGTTCGGTGACCGTATGGCGCTACTGTACTGAGATCTTTGACTACCTCAGCCTGTCTGCCATCATTGATGGCAAG ATTTTCTGTGTGCATGGAGGTCTTTCCCCTTCCATCCAGACCTTGGACCAGATCCGGACGATTGACCGAAAGCAAGAGGTACCCCATGATGGACCCATGTGTGACCTCCTGTGGTCTGACCCTGAAG ACACAACAGGCTGGGGTGTGAGCCCCCGTGGGGCAGGCTACCTGTTTGGCAGTGACGTGGTCGCCCAGTTCAACGCAGCCAATGACATTGATATGATCTGCCGTGCTCACCAGTTGGTGATGGAAGGTTACAAGTGGCACTTCAATGAGACCGTGCTTACTGTGTGGTCAGCACCTAATTACTGCTACCG CTGTGGCAATGTGGCAGCCATCTTAGAACTGGATGAGCACCTCCAGAAAGATTTCATCATCTTTGAGGCTGCACCCCAAGAG
- the Aldoa gene encoding fructose-bisphosphate aldolase A isoform X1 translates to MATRRPDGSSFNMTRLSLALAFSFPPVASEQPHSELGNTQQQTELGKESAATTTGTMPYPYPALTPEQKKELSDIAHRIVAPGKGILAADESTGSIAKRLQSIGTENTEENRRFYRQLLLTADDRVNPCIGGVILFHETLYQKADDGRPFPQVIKSKGGVVGIKVDKGVVPLAGTNGETTTQGLDGLSERCAQYKKDGADFAKWRCVLKIGEHTPSALAIMENANVLARYASICQQNGIVPIVEPEILPDGDHDLKRCQYVTEKVLAAVYKALSDHHIYLEGTLLKPNMVTPGHACTQKFSNEEIAMATVTALRRTVPPAVPGVTFLSGGQSEEEASINLNAINKCPLLKPWALTFSYGRALQASALKAWGGKKENLKAAQEEYIKRALANSLACQGKYTPSGQSGAAASESLFISNHAY, encoded by the exons ATGGCAACGCGCAGGCCAGATGGGTCCAGCTTCAACATGACCCGCCTGTCCCTGGCTCTGGCTTTTTCCTTTCCCCCAGTTGCCAGTGAGCAACCCCACTCTGAGCTGGGCAACACCCAGCAACAGACAGAGTTAGGAAAG GAAAGTGCTGCCACTACCACTGGCACCATGCCCTACCCATACCCAGCACTGACCCCGGAGCAGAAGAAGGAGCTGTCTGACATCGCTCACCGAATTGTGGCTCCGGGAAAGGGCATCCTGGCTGCAGACGAGTCCACTG GAAGCATCGCCAAGCGCCTGCAGTCCATTGGCACCGAGAACACCGAGGAGAACAGGCGCTTCTACCGCCAGCTGCTGCTGACTGCAGATGACCGTGTGAATCCCTGCATTGGGGGGGTGATCCTCTTCCACGAGACACTGTACCAGAAGGCAGATGATGGACGTCCCTTCCCCCAAGTTATCAAGTCCAAGGGTGGTGTTGTGGGCATTAAG GTAGATAAGGGTGTGGTACCCCTGGCAGGAACCAATGGCGAGACCACTACCCAAG GGCTGGATGGGCTGTCTGAACGCTGTGCCCAGTATAAAAAGGATGGCGCTGACTTTGCCAAGTGGCGCTGTGTGCTAAAGATTGGGGAACATACTCCCTCGGCCCTGGCCATCATGGAAAATGCCAATGTTCTGGCCCGTTACGCCAGCATCTGCCAGCAG AATGGCATTGTGCCCATTGTGGAGCCTGAAATACTCCCTGATGGGGACCATGACTTGAAGCGCTGCCAGTATGTAACTGAGAAG GTACTGGCGGCTGTCTACAAGGCTCTGAGTGACCACCATATCTACCTGGAAGGCACATTGCTGAAGCCCAACATGGTCACCCCTGGCCATGCTTGCACCCAGAAATTTTCCAATGAGGAGATTGCCATGGCAACGGTCACAGCACTTCGTCGCACAGTGCCCCCTGCTGTCCCTG GGGTCACTTTCCTGTCTGGAGGGCAGAGTGAGGAAGAGGCATCCATCAACCTCAACGCTATCAACAAGTGTCCCCTGCTGAAACCGTGGGCCTTGACTTTCTCCTATGGCCGAGCCCTGCAGGCTTCTGCTCTGAAGGCCTGGGGTGGGAAGAAGGAGAACCTGAAGGCAGCCCAGGAGGAGTACATCAAGCGGGCCCTG GCCAACAGCCTCGCCTGTCAAGGAAAGTATACCCCAAGTGGCCAGTCTGGAGCCGCAGCCAGTGAATCTCTCTTCATCTCTAACCATGCCTACTAA
- the Aldoa gene encoding fructose-bisphosphate aldolase A isoform X2, producing MPYPYPALTPEQKKELSDIAHRIVAPGKGILAADESTGSIAKRLQSIGTENTEENRRFYRQLLLTADDRVNPCIGGVILFHETLYQKADDGRPFPQVIKSKGGVVGIKVDKGVVPLAGTNGETTTQGLDGLSERCAQYKKDGADFAKWRCVLKIGEHTPSALAIMENANVLARYASICQQNGIVPIVEPEILPDGDHDLKRCQYVTEKVLAAVYKALSDHHIYLEGTLLKPNMVTPGHACTQKFSNEEIAMATVTALRRTVPPAVPGVTFLSGGQSEEEASINLNAINKCPLLKPWALTFSYGRALQASALKAWGGKKENLKAAQEEYIKRALANSLACQGKYTPSGQSGAAASESLFISNHAY from the exons ATGCCCTACCCATACCCAGCACTGACCCCGGAGCAGAAGAAGGAGCTGTCTGACATCGCTCACCGAATTGTGGCTCCGGGAAAGGGCATCCTGGCTGCAGACGAGTCCACTG GAAGCATCGCCAAGCGCCTGCAGTCCATTGGCACCGAGAACACCGAGGAGAACAGGCGCTTCTACCGCCAGCTGCTGCTGACTGCAGATGACCGTGTGAATCCCTGCATTGGGGGGGTGATCCTCTTCCACGAGACACTGTACCAGAAGGCAGATGATGGACGTCCCTTCCCCCAAGTTATCAAGTCCAAGGGTGGTGTTGTGGGCATTAAG GTAGATAAGGGTGTGGTACCCCTGGCAGGAACCAATGGCGAGACCACTACCCAAG GGCTGGATGGGCTGTCTGAACGCTGTGCCCAGTATAAAAAGGATGGCGCTGACTTTGCCAAGTGGCGCTGTGTGCTAAAGATTGGGGAACATACTCCCTCGGCCCTGGCCATCATGGAAAATGCCAATGTTCTGGCCCGTTACGCCAGCATCTGCCAGCAG AATGGCATTGTGCCCATTGTGGAGCCTGAAATACTCCCTGATGGGGACCATGACTTGAAGCGCTGCCAGTATGTAACTGAGAAG GTACTGGCGGCTGTCTACAAGGCTCTGAGTGACCACCATATCTACCTGGAAGGCACATTGCTGAAGCCCAACATGGTCACCCCTGGCCATGCTTGCACCCAGAAATTTTCCAATGAGGAGATTGCCATGGCAACGGTCACAGCACTTCGTCGCACAGTGCCCCCTGCTGTCCCTG GGGTCACTTTCCTGTCTGGAGGGCAGAGTGAGGAAGAGGCATCCATCAACCTCAACGCTATCAACAAGTGTCCCCTGCTGAAACCGTGGGCCTTGACTTTCTCCTATGGCCGAGCCCTGCAGGCTTCTGCTCTGAAGGCCTGGGGTGGGAAGAAGGAGAACCTGAAGGCAGCCCAGGAGGAGTACATCAAGCGGGCCCTG GCCAACAGCCTCGCCTGTCAAGGAAAGTATACCCCAAGTGGCCAGTCTGGAGCCGCAGCCAGTGAATCTCTCTTCATCTCTAACCATGCCTACTAA